In Haloarcula limicola, the genomic stretch CGAGACGTAGACGTCGTCCCGCTGGTCGTCCGTGACGGCACCTTCCGGAATCTTGTTCTCCCACGCGGCTATTTTCACTGCCAGGTCGGTCAACGACCACTCTGTCTCTTCCATGAGCGTGTAGCAGAGATACCGACGGCGCGGATGAGCCAGCGCCGAATAGACGTAATCGAGTTCCAGCATCTCGGGTGAAACCGTTTGCTCCTCGGGTAGCCCGGTGAGTGACCTCCGAAGTGTGTCTTCCGTCCTCGCTTGGTCCTCCTCGGTCATCGTGTGGGACACGTTACTCTTACGAGGAAAAAAAAGAATCGTTGACTCACATCTTCACACCCGTACTCGCTGATGCACAACCCTCACCGACGCTATTTCACGCCGAAGTAGCCACGCTGCGCCGTAGCACGAACGCCGGGAAGACACCCCGGGAGGCGGCGAAAAAAGCGGGCGGTAGTGAACTGCTCGGTCCGCTCAGTCCTGCGCGAGCGGCGTCGACTCCTCGGGCGCGTCGACCTCGAAGTCGGGGACCGGCGCGTCCTCGAAGAGGTCCTCGTAGGACGTGGCGGTCAGCTGGACGCGGTGGCCGCCGAGCGTCGTGTACGCCGGCTGGAACGGCGGGAAGTCGAGCGCACGGATCTTGTCGTACACTTCCAGTTGCGTGTCATCGTCGGTCGCCGCCAGTCGCTCGACCGGGATCTCCTTCTCGCCGTCGAGGCTCTGTTTGGTGTAGAAGTAGCGCTCGCCGTCGAACTCGGACTGCGGGGTCGCAAGCTCGCGGACGCGCTTCTCCCGCATCAACGGGAGCTGTTCGCGGAACAGCTCGACGGACTTCTCGGTGACGCGGTCGTACAGGGTGCGAGCGGTATCGGTCTCGCGGATGGGGACGAACGCGCGGGCGACGATATCGCCGGCGTCGACCTCCGGAGCCATGACGTGGAACGTGGTGCCGTACTTCCAGTGGTCGTCTTCGCGGGCGTTCAGGATGGCGTGGCTGAAGACGTTGCTTCCCCGGTAGCGCGGTAGCTCCGCCTGGTGGAGGTTCAGCGGCGCGACGTTCGGATGACCGAGCAGTTCCTCGCCGAGGATGTTCGGGTAGTAGACCGAGAGCAGGTAGTCGATGTCGAGGTCGAGCACGTCCCGCTCGTCCTCGCGCGTGACGACGGCGTGCCCGAGTGACTCGGCGGTGTCGTACAGACAGCCGTCCCACCAGGTGTCCTCGTCGGGACCGTAAGTGACGACCAGTTCCACGTCGAAGGCGCCGTCGTCGGTGAGCAGTTCGAGGCATCGTTCGCCGAGGGGGTGACTCCCCATGAACGCGACTGATGGCATGGCCGGTTCTAGTCGCAAGACCGGTGTAGTTATGGAGTCCCTGTGGCGACAGTCGTCGCCGATCACGCCGACCGCCCACTCAGCTCTCGGCTCTCAGCTCATGAAGGCGAGGACGGCGCGGGGCTTGAGCAGGCCGCTGGCAACGGACAGTCCGGCCCAGACGCCGCCGCCGACGACGATAGCCCCCGCGAGCGTGAGGAGGCCGGTGACGTGGGGCATCACCGTCATCACGGCACCGGCCATGACGGCGGCGATGGCGAGGACGCGCGCGAGGTGGCTGCCGATCGCCGTCGCGTCGAAGGGGAGCTCGCGGTGGATGTAGTAGACGTTGACCAGCGTGTAGGCGCCGTACGTTATCACCGTCGCGATCCCGGCCCCGAGCGCGCCGAGCGGGGGGATGAGGAGGACGTTCAGACCGACGTTACAGGCGGCGCTGACGCCTCTGGCGACCGCTCGGACGCGAGCCAACCCGAGATAGTCGAGAGCCGAGCCGGTTATCTTGTGGACCGCCCGAACGACGACGAAGAGGCCGTAGAGTCGGATCAGCGGCACCGCGCCGAGGTAGTCGGAACCGACGACGTACCGGACGGTCGGTTCGGCGACGACGGCGAGGCCGAACGCCGCGGGCACGTACAGCAGGAGGACGTTCCGGAGCGACGAGGCGTAGATGTCGCCCGCTCGATCGCGGTTCTCGGCGGCGGACTGCTCGCCCAGCGTCGGCGTGATAGTGAATCCGAGCGACTGCGCGGGCGCGATACAGAGATCGGCTATCTGGCGGGCGAGCGTGTAGAAACCCACGGCCGCCGGCGTCGCCAGCACGCCGACGAGGACGGTGTCCATCTTGCTGTCGACGACGACGCTCGCTCGCGTCGCCGCCGTCGGGACGCTGTACCGGAGCAGCCGGTTTCGGAGGTCGGGCTCTATCGACCCGTCGGTCGGCAGCGTCCGGTAGAACCGGACGTACAGGAGACCGAGTCCGACGGCGACGGTGACGAAGAAGCCGACGACGTAGCCGATCATCGCCCCGGCGATGCCGTGACCGAGCGCGACCAGCCCGGCGGCGGTCAGCAGTCGCACGACGCTGTTGATGCTGGTCAGAACGGCGCTGTAGGTGACGCGGTTGAACGCCTGAAAGGCCGACTTCAGGTAGCCGAAGAGGGAGCGGCCGACGACGTAGAGGCCGCCGATCGCCAGCAGCGGCGCGGCCTCCGGTCGGCCGAGCAGCGACGCGATGAGGTCGCTGGCCACCGTGAAGACCAGCGCGACGGCGACGGCGATGCCGGTGATGACGGCGAGCGACGATCGGAGTATGTAGCGGACCTGCGTCGCGTCCCGCTCCACGTACTCGTTGACGTAGCGGGCCGTCGCCTTCGGGACGCCGAGCGTACCGAACAGCTCCGCGACGCCGACGACGGAGATGGCGAAGTAGAGCAGGCCGTACTGGCCGGGGTCGAGGAGGTACCGCGTCAGAACGAGCAGGAGCGCCCCGTTCGCGAGCGCGTGAACGACGCGCGCCGCGAGCGTCGCCTTGAATCCCGCGGCGATGCGCTCCTGGATGCTCATCGCAGGCAGTCCTCGCCCCTGACGAAGTAGAGGCGGTAGTCGCCGTTGGACTGGACGCGGTAGACGTCGGGGTTCTGCCGGAAGTTCCGGAAGTCCTCGGCGGAGTAGCGGAACCCGTCGTAGAGCCCGATCTCCTTCTCGTAATCGCGGGAGGTCAGCGGGACGTATCGGCAGTGCGAGTAGTGTGTCGTCGTGTTCGTCCCGAAGACGGAGAAGGGTATCTTATCTTCCTTGCCGGGGAAGTGCTCGCCGGACGGGGTGTAATCGGAGTAGGTCGTCCCGTAGTAGGCGTCGACGTAGCGGCGCGGCCCGCCGCGCGGGCCGGCGAACCAAACCGACGGATCGCGGTTCTCGAAGGTGGTGACGTGGCCCTCCATGTACGTCTCGGGGACGTGGTCGGAGGTCTTGTACATGTGCGGCGATTGGTGGAGTATCAGCGCCTGCGGGATCAACAGCAGGACCAGCACCACGGCGACGGCGGCCCGCCAGTTGTCAGAGGAGAGGGAGAGGCCGAACGGAACGCCGTCGGAGACCGCCACTGCCGTCAGGACGGTCACGAACACCATCATGAACCCGAGGTAGCGGAACGGCTGGCGGGTGACGCTCGTGACGAAGAAGATACCGAACAGCATGAACACGGGGATGAACCCGAAGGTGACGTACCGCAAGAGCGCGTTGCGGTCGGGATAGCGGTCGTCGAGGCGGCCGGAGAGCGCCGCCAGCATCACCAGCCCGGCGACGACCGAGAGGACGGCGCTGACGAGGAATATCTTGGCGAAGAGGACGCCGATACCGCTGCCGATCGCGTCGAGCGAGCTCGCCGAGGTGGATATCTCGTCGGCCGGGTTCGCCCCGTACAACAGGCCGTTGACGACGGTGCCCATCGTCCCCGTCGCCCGGTCGAATCGAGGCGTCCACAGCGCGAAGAACAGTCCGACGACGACGGCCTGGGGCGCGAGCGAGCGATGGCTCGTGTACCGCGTCCCCGCCTGGCCGTAGGTGGTGGAGAGCGACGCTCGGTTCCTGCGCTCGTCCCAGATCTCGTAGAGGCCGGCGAGTACCTGCAACCCGAACCCGGCGGCGATGACGAACAGCACGTTCGACCCGGACTGCGGGTGAATGAGGATGGCGCTGATGCCCGCGAGGATCAACAGGAGGCCGAGGGGCGTCAGGACCCGTCGGCCCCCGACGGAGAGCAGCGAACTGTCGTCGCCGAGATATCGGAGCACCAAATACAGCGCGAAGGGCGTGAAGAAGATGGCGGCGCTCGTCGGATACGGGAAGATGTAGGTGTGGATGTTGTTGATGGGCAGGAACAGGAGCGCGAAGAAGACGCCGACGGCGAGCGCGTTCGACCGGGCGGCGAGCCGCGCCACGCACAGGCCCGTAAACAGGATGTACAGCGCGACGAAGAAGACCATCACGAGCTGGAGCGTCCGGCGCGGTGCGAGCCCGGTCACCGACGTCAACACGACGGAGGTGCTGTGGATCCCCGGATAGAGGAAGTTCACGGGGTTCATCGTCCCCTCGGCGATCATCCGCGTCCAGCCGAGATAGGAGAGGGCGTCGCCGAGGCCGTAGTAGTAGTAGTCCCGTATCGTCGGCAGCGCGGCCATCGAGATGCCGACGAGCGTCCCGAGCAAGAGCGCGAGGCGGTTGCGGAGCGTGCCCGTCGGCGCGTTCAGGCCGACGAGGACGGCCGTGACGAACGCGACGGCGACGCCCGCCCAGAACGCGATCGGCGTCGCCCTGTATATCGATATCTCGTACCCGGTCGGCTGTTTCTGTGCGGCGAACCACACGCCGATCGTGTACGCGAGGAAGCCGACGAGGAGGACGGCGACGTGACGGCGTCTATTCGATGACATTTCGGCTATCTGACCCCTGCTGTGAAGTGTTCGGGCATTGTTATGGTCTGGTTGTGCGTGGTATGGGTCGCTTTCCGTTCAGTCCTCCAGCACTTTCTCGTAGACGGCGACGATGCGCTCGCCCATCCGTTCGAGGGCGATGTCGGCGGCGTACTCGCGGCCGGTCGAGCGCTCGCCGCGTTCGAGTATCTCCGTGAGGCCGGCGACGAGGTCGTGGTCGTCGTCGCTGACCGTCGAGGGCTCGACCGGGTCGAGCCGGGTCCGGACGTCGCCGACGTCGGTCGAGACGACGGGGAGGTTGCAGGCCATCGCCTCCTTGACCGTGTTGGGCGACCCCTCGCGGCGGGAGGTCATGATCATCGCGTCGGCGGCGTTGAGGTAGTACGGCATCCGGTCGTGCGGGACGCCGGTCGCCGTCTCGAGCGTGACCGACTCGTCGACGCGGTCGCTCGCGCGCTCGACGATGCGCTTCGCCCGCGGGTGGTTCTTCACGTCCCGCTTCGGCGGGTACGGGAACAGGACGATGCGTTCGTCCCGCGGCCAGCCGAGCGCTTCGCGCGCCTCGGCCCGCTCGATGGGGCGGAACACCGAGAGGTCGACGCCGTGCGGGATGACGAGACAGTCGCCGTCGTACTCCGCCGCCATCCCCTCGGACATGACGATGACCTCGTCACAGAAGCGCGCGAACCGCTTGGTGACCGGGCCGTACTTGCCCATGAGGTCCGATCCCCACAGCGAGAGGACGACGGGCAATCGCGGCTGGGCGACGGCCATCGGCGCGGTCAGGCCGTAGTTGGCGTGGATGAGGTCGTAGCTGTCCAGCGAGTTCGCAAGCACCGACGGGTAGAAGCGGGCGTACTCCAGTATCGACCGCTCGCCGTCCTCCTCGGCGTCGATGGACTCGGAGCGGTTCCGACCGGGGACCGACAGCGTCGTCAGCTCGACGCCGCGGCGTTCGAGTTCCTCGACCTGCGCGCGGAAGAACTGCGCTTCCTCGTTGGTCACGAGGTTGAGGACGCGCAACGGCATCACCTCGTCACCGCCATGAACGCCGACTTCGCGATGTTCATCGCCGCGCTGTCCGTCTCGATCGTGTAGTAGGGAACCAGCTCGCCGGCGAACTTGCCCTTGTAATCACAGAGCCGTCGGGTGTTCGCGCCCATCAGGTCGTACTCGGTGACGCCCTCGAAGGTCGGGTCGGCCAGGATGTCCTTGATGACGCGCCAGTGGATGAGGCTGTTGACGACGATGCCGTCGTGGTCGGTCTTCGCGCCGCCCTGCCAGAAGTACGCCGTGTCCGGGCCGTAGAGGACGGTCACGCCCGAGAGGAACTCGCCGTCGGCCGACCGAGCGACGTAGGTGCGCGCGTCGTCGCCGAGTTCGGTGACGAGGTCGCGGACGTAGGGCCACGACAGCGAGAAGCCGCGGTTCTGGTCGGCGTAGCGGTCCCGCGTCGTCCGATAGATGTCCTCGGCGGCGTCCAGCCCCTCGACGGAGACGGTGACGTCGCTCTCTCGACCCCGGCGGATGTCGCGCCGGAGGCTCTTCGAGAAGGATTCGAGGACCGTCTCGGCGTCGGTCTCGGCGAGGTCGACCACGTACGTGAACTGCGTCGTGAGGTCGAAGTCGGCCCACTGGAACGGGCGCGGGTCGCCGTACTGTCGCGGCGTCAGGAGTCGGACCAGCGACAGCGGCCCCATCGCGCCGATCTCTTCCAGCACCGACTCGACGAACTTCTTGTTCACGCGCTCTCGCTTGCGCTGTTTCGGGCTGGTCGGCATCACGATCGGGCCGAGGCGGGGGATGTTCATGCCCGGCGGCGGGGACATGAGCGTCCGGCCGACGGTTCTGGTCGTCTCGACGACGGGGAGTAAGCCGACCGGTTGGTCGCCCTTGAACCCGCCGAAGAGGACGAGATCGCCGTCGGCGTAGCGCTCGACGACGGAGAGCGCCGCCGGTCTGTGAAACACCTCGTAGCCAGTGTTCGGTAGCGCGTCCCCCCACTCGGAGAGCGTCAGTCGTTCGACTCGCATGTTGCTCGACTCCGAGTCGCTATGGAAGGGTATTGGTTATCGGGTTCCTACGCGGTCGTTGTACAGGTCTCCGGGCGACCCGACCCACGCGCCGCGGTCGAGCGCGGTCCGCACGAGGCGGCGGTAGAGGCGGTCGAATCCGGGGTGGTCCGAACTGAAGTAGCGCGGGTGCCACAGCACCGTCATCACCGCGTCGTTCTCCTGGGCCTCCGAAAGCAGCGACTTACAGGCGGCCCACGCTTCCTCGAAGGAGTCGCTCGGGTCCGGGAGCGCCGCCTCCATCGCCGTCAGCGGGAAGACGACGAACTCGTCGTCGAACGGTCTGAACGGTTCGTAGCCGTCGGTGAACCCGTACTCGGTGGGACTGCCGAGCGTCGTGTCGTATCGGAGCCCGAGATCGCGGTAGTGCTCCCACGTCTCG encodes the following:
- a CDS encoding DUF7344 domain-containing protein, with protein sequence MTEEDQARTEDTLRRSLTGLPEEQTVSPEMLELDYVYSALAHPRRRYLCYTLMEETEWSLTDLAVKIAAWENKIPEGAVTDDQRDDVYVSLYHAHVPKLVAEEVLTFDEDRERISTDENAEQVLHALNGMGAHLDSKQETHARGEMDDQES
- a CDS encoding formyltransferase family protein — encoded protein: MPSVAFMGSHPLGERCLELLTDDGAFDVELVVTYGPDEDTWWDGCLYDTAESLGHAVVTREDERDVLDLDIDYLLSVYYPNILGEELLGHPNVAPLNLHQAELPRYRGSNVFSHAILNAREDDHWKYGTTFHVMAPEVDAGDIVARAFVPIRETDTARTLYDRVTEKSVELFREQLPLMREKRVRELATPQSEFDGERYFYTKQSLDGEKEIPVERLAATDDDTQLEVYDKIRALDFPPFQPAYTTLGGHRVQLTATSYEDLFEDAPVPDFEVDAPEESTPLAQD
- a CDS encoding flippase; this translates as MSIQERIAAGFKATLAARVVHALANGALLLVLTRYLLDPGQYGLLYFAISVVGVAELFGTLGVPKATARYVNEYVERDATQVRYILRSSLAVITGIAVAVALVFTVASDLIASLLGRPEAAPLLAIGGLYVVGRSLFGYLKSAFQAFNRVTYSAVLTSINSVVRLLTAAGLVALGHGIAGAMIGYVVGFFVTVAVGLGLLYVRFYRTLPTDGSIEPDLRNRLLRYSVPTAATRASVVVDSKMDTVLVGVLATPAAVGFYTLARQIADLCIAPAQSLGFTITPTLGEQSAAENRDRAGDIYASSLRNVLLLYVPAAFGLAVVAEPTVRYVVGSDYLGAVPLIRLYGLFVVVRAVHKITGSALDYLGLARVRAVARGVSAACNVGLNVLLIPPLGALGAGIATVITYGAYTLVNVYYIHRELPFDATAIGSHLARVLAIAAVMAGAVMTVMPHVTGLLTLAGAIVVGGGVWAGLSVASGLLKPRAVLAFMS
- a CDS encoding glycosyltransferase family 4 protein — its product is MRVLNLVTNEEAQFFRAQVEELERRGVELTTLSVPGRNRSESIDAEEDGERSILEYARFYPSVLANSLDSYDLIHANYGLTAPMAVAQPRLPVVLSLWGSDLMGKYGPVTKRFARFCDEVIVMSEGMAAEYDGDCLVIPHGVDLSVFRPIERAEAREALGWPRDERIVLFPYPPKRDVKNHPRAKRIVERASDRVDESVTLETATGVPHDRMPYYLNAADAMIMTSRREGSPNTVKEAMACNLPVVSTDVGDVRTRLDPVEPSTVSDDDHDLVAGLTEILERGERSTGREYAADIALERMGERIVAVYEKVLED
- a CDS encoding lipid II:glycine glycyltransferase FemX codes for the protein MRVERLTLSEWGDALPNTGYEVFHRPAALSVVERYADGDLVLFGGFKGDQPVGLLPVVETTRTVGRTLMSPPPGMNIPRLGPIVMPTSPKQRKRERVNKKFVESVLEEIGAMGPLSLVRLLTPRQYGDPRPFQWADFDLTTQFTYVVDLAETDAETVLESFSKSLRRDIRRGRESDVTVSVEGLDAAEDIYRTTRDRYADQNRGFSLSWPYVRDLVTELGDDARTYVARSADGEFLSGVTVLYGPDTAYFWQGGAKTDHDGIVVNSLIHWRVIKDILADPTFEGVTEYDLMGANTRRLCDYKGKFAGELVPYYTIETDSAAMNIAKSAFMAVTR